From the genome of Streptomyces xanthophaeus:
CGCCATCACCAACGACATCGTGCTCATGGCGCTGGGCCTCGGCATCGGTGCCATGTACGTCCGTTCGCTGACGGTCTACCTGGTCCGCCAGGGCACCCTCGACGACTACGTCTACCTGGAGCACGGCGCGCACTACGCCATCGGCGCGCTCGCCGCGATCCTGCTCGTCACCATCCAGTACGAGATCAACGAGATCATCACCGGTCTCGTCGGCGTGCTGCTCATCGGATGGTCCTTCTGGTCCTCGGTGCGCCGCAACAAGCGCATGGAACTGGAGGGTTCCACCGCCGAGGCATGACCGCGGCGGTAATGCGGAACGCTCCATTGCGGGGCGGTCCACCGGGTCCGAGGACCTGGCGGGCCGCCCCGCTTCCGTAGGCTCAGCACGACCAGGGGATCAGGGGACCAGGGGGGTAGGGGATGGGCTTCTTCGACGGCATCATGGGCAGCCGGGCCGTGCAGTTCCAGTCGGGCAGTGCCTCGTCGAACGCGATCGAGCTGAACAAGCGACATGCGACGGTGTCGCTGACCAAACAGGGGGCCGTCCACGGCAACCTGCGCGTGAATCTGTCCTGGCGCATGCGCACCTCGGACATCGGAGGCCGCTCGGGCCAGAGCGGCCAGCTCTTCCGGCACCCGTTCAAGCTGTTCAAGCCGGACATGGTGCAGGCGCACACCCAGGGCATGGTCAATGTCGACCTCGACATGGGCTGTCTGTACGAGCTGACGGACGGCACCCGCGGCGCCGTGCAGCCGCTGGGGAACCTGCTGGGCGACCTCAACGACCCGCCGTACGTCAAGCTCAGCGGGGACGACCGGTTCGGCTCGGCGTCGGGGGAGACCCTCTACGTCAACCTCGACCACGCCGACGAGATCAAGCGGCTGCTGGTCTTCGTCTACATCTACGACCAGACCCCGGCCTTCGACCGGACGCACGCGATGGTGACCCTCTACCCCGTCACGGGGCCGCGCATCGAGATCCCGCTGGACGAGCGGCACCCGCAGGCCCGCTCCTGCGCGGTCGTCTCCCTGGAGAAGGTCAAGGGCGAGCTCGTGGTCCGGCGCGAGGTGAAGTTCGTCTACGGGTTCCAGGCCGAGCTGGACCGGCTGTACGGCTGGGGGCTCCAGTGGGGGCGGGGCTACAAGAGCACCAAGAGCTGACCGGGGCCCCGGGACGGGTGATCGTCCTCGGGGCCCTCGGTGTGAGCCGGGCCGGCGTCGGTGTCGGTGTCGGTGTCGACGTCGGTGTCGGCGGAGTCGGCCGGCCGGTCGGTCGGCCGGCTGCGTCAGCGGCGGATGAACTGCGGGCCCTGCACCGGCAGCCGGAAGGACGGATCGCCGCCCGGCCCCGGTACCGGGGCCGGGGACACCGGCTGCGGGTACCCGTAGGCGGGCTGGACGGGCGGCGGGGCCTGGGTGGGCGGGGCCATCATCGCCGTCTGCTCGGACGCGGGCCCGGAGTCGGGACCGGCGCCGGCCGCGGGGGCCGCCTCGGCCTCGGCGGCGTTCTCGTCGACCGAGATCCCGTGGTCGGTCGCGAGCCCCACCAGTCCGTCGGAGTAGCCCTCGCCGAGCGCCCGGAACTTCCACCCCTCGCCCCGCCGGTACAGCTCCCCGCAGATCAGCGCCGTCTCGGCGCCGGTCTCGGGCCGTACGTCGAAGTAGGCCAGCGGTTCGGAGCCGCCGGTCGCGGTGGCGTCGTAGAGGAGGATCCGCAGGTCGTGGACCCGCTGGAACGGGACGTCCTCGGCGGAGGCGACCACCAGGATCCGGTCCACCGTCGGCGTCACCGTGCGCAGGTCCGCCTGGACGGCGTCGGTGATCGCATCACCGATCTGCTTCTTGCCGAGCCGCCAGACGGCCCCCGAGGGGTGCCGGGGCTGGTTGTAGAAGACGAAGTCCTCGTCCGAACGCACCCGGCCGTCCGGGCCGACGAGCAGTGCCGAGGCGTCCACGTCCGGCACCTCGGGGCCGCCGGTCCAGCGCAGCACCGCCCGGACCGCCACGGCGGCCACCGGGATGTTCGAGCCCTTCTGCATCGCGTGCGTCATGCACGTCATCCTGCCCTCCCGGGGTGGACAGGGACAATGCGGCCCCCCGTAGGGCCTTGTCTCGAACGCGAGACCTGGGCATGGTGCAAGAGGGTTACCTGAACTTCATGTGCTTGAGGAACTCTTGACTCACGTTCGTACGTACTATTACCGGCCATGCCAGTTGGGCCGCCGAGGCAGTACGGGGGAAGCACATGCGTCACTTTGGGCACATATCGCCCACCGTCCGTAAGGACCTCTTCCACCAGGAACCGGCGGAATTCACCGGAGCCTCGCCCGCCCGCGTCCTCGCGGCGGCGCTGGGAGCCACCCTCTACAGCCCGGCCACCCGGCCCACGCTCGCGGCCGACATCCGCAAGCAGGCCGGCCGCGGGGTCGTCTCGATGGTCCTCTGCCTGGAGGATTCCATCAGCGACGGCGATGTCACCGGAGCCGAGGAGAACCTCGTCCGGCACTTCTCCGAGCTCGACGCCGACGGCGCGGAGCTCCCGCTGCTCTTCATCCGCGTCCGCACGCCCGAGCAGATACCCGACCTGGTGCGCCGGCTCGGCGGCTCCGTGCGGCGACTGGCCGGATTCGTACTCCCGAAGTTCGACGAGAACCGCGGGATCGCCTTCCTCGAAGCCGTCGCCGAGGCAGAGGCCGTCAGCGGACTGTCCCGCCTGTATGCCATGCCGGTCCTGGAGACCCCGGACCTCCTCCACCTCGAAACCCGCGCCCTGGCCCTCGCCGGCATCTCCCGCACGGTCAACAGCCACCGCGAGCGCGTCCTGGCGCTGCGGCTCGGCGTGACCGACTTCTGCTCGGCCTACGGCCTGCGCCGCACGCCCGACATGACCGCCTACGACGTCCAGATCGTGGCGGGCGTCATCGCGGACGTCGTCAACGTCCTCAGCAGGGCCGACGGCACCGGCTTCACGGTGACCGGGCCCGTCTGGGAGTACTTCCGCAGCCAGCAGCGCCTCTTCAAGCCCCAGCTGCGCCGCAGCCCCTTCCTGGAGGAGGGCGTGGAGGAACTGCGCACCGCCCTGATCGAGCACGACCTGGACGGACTGCTGCGCGAGATCGAGCTGGACCGGGCCAACGGGCTGCTCGGCAAGACCTGCATCCACCCCGCCCACATCACGCCCGTGCACGCGCTGTCGGTGGTCTCGCACGAGGAGTTCTGCGACGCCCAGGACATCCTGCGGCCCGAGCGCGGCGGCGGCGGCGTGATGCGCAGCGCCTACACGAACAAGATGAACGAGGTGAAGCCCCACCGGGCCTGGGCCGAGCGCACCATGCTGCGCGCCGAGGTCTTCGGTGTGGCGAAGGAGGAGGTCGGCTTCGTCGACCTGCTCACGGCCGGGCTCCAGGTGTGAGCAGGCCCTTGGAAAGGGACGCGCAGCCGTCGGCGGACGCGCGGACGACGAGGAAAGGCAAGACGATCGAAGCAGTGTGGTCGGGTACCTGGGTCGCGGAGCGGCTGGGCGTCAGCCTGGAGGACTCCGAAGGCGGTCCGCGGCTGACGGAGCTGCTCGGACTGGCCCTGCGCCGCAACCCCAAGCGGGCGCACCTGCTGGTCTCGCAGGTGCTGGGCAAGCACGTCCCGCAGTCCCCGCGGACGGTGTACGCCGCCGGGTACGGGCTCGGCGAACGCGTCCGGGCCCTGCTCGGCGAGGACGGGGCCGCCGCGGCCGTGGTCCTCGGCTACGCCGAGACCGCCACCGGGCTCGGCCACTGCGTGGCCGACGGCCTGGGCAGCGCCCCCTACCTGCACTCCACCCGCCGGCCCGTACCGGGCGTGGAGCCCGCGGGCGGCTTCGAGGAGGCGCACTCGCACGCCACCTCGCACCTGCTGCTGCCCGAGGACCCGGAGCTGCTCGCGGGCAGCGGCCCGCTCGTCCTCGTCGACGACGAGTTCTCCACCGGCAACACGGTCCTGAACACCATCCGCGACCTGCACTCCCGCCATCCCCGCTCGCACTACGTGGTCGTCGCCCTCGTCGACATGCGCTCGCCGGCCGACCGCGACCGGCTCACCGCCTTCGCCGCCGAGCTGGGCGCGCGCGTGGACCTGATCGCCCTCGCCTCGGGCACGGTCTCCCTCCCGGACGACGTCCTCACCAAGGGCCGGGCCCTGGTCGAGGAACACGAGGCAGCCGGGCAAAATCAGCCCCTCCGGCGTTCGAGGAGCGGGGTCCGGGGCGGAGCCCCGGCGGACGGCCCGCAGCCGGTCACGCGCGTCGAGCTGAACTGGCCCTCCGGGGTCCCCGACGGCGGCCGCCACGGCTTCACCCCCGCCCACCGCGCCCGCCTGGAGGCGGCCCTCCCGGAACTCGCCGACCGGCTCGGCTCCGCGCTCGGCACCGAACCCGGCCGGATCCTCGTCCTCGGCAACGAGGAGCTGATGTACGCGCCGCTGCGCCTCGCCACGGCCCTGGAGGACGCGGGGGCGGCCCGCGAGGTCCGCTTCTCGACCACCACGCGCTCGCCCGTGCTCGCCGTCAACGACCCCGGATACGCCATCCGCACCCGGCTGGTCTTCCCGGCCCACGACGCCCCGGCCGACGGCCCCGGCGACCGCTACGCCTACAACGTCGCGGGCGCCGGCTTCGACGCCGTCGTCGCCGTCGTCGACTCGGCCGGTGACACCCCCGAACTCCACGCCGGGCTGCTCGCGGCCCTCGCCCCGCACACCGGCCACGTCGTCCTGGCCGTCGTCCCCTCGTACGTACCCGGTATACCGGGCACACCCCACCGGCAGGAGCCGATCATGCCCGAGCCCCTGCGCGGCCCCGCCTTCTCCTCGTACGCCGCCGAGGACGTCGGCTGGCTGCTCCAGGACTTCTCCTCCGTCGAGCTGGAGGCGCCGACGGAGGAGCGCGAAGAGGCGATACAGGCGGGCGGCGCGCACTACGCCGAATCCCTGCCCGTCGAGTACCAGCCGTCCCCCCAGTACCAGGAGCTGTACGGGAGCGCGCTCGCCGCCTCCGCCGCCCGCGTGGCCCGGGCCGTCGGCACGGTCACCGAGACCGTCCTCGCCGAGCGCTCCCCGTCCCCGGTCCTGGTCTCCCTGGCCCGCGCCGGCACCCCCGTAGGCGTACTGATGCGCCGCTGGGCCCGCGCCCGCCACGGCCTGGACCTGCCGCACTACGCCGTCTCCATCGTGCGCGGCCGCGGCATCGACGCCAACGCCCTGCGCTGGCTGGCCGCCCACCACGACCCGGCCGACGTCGTCTTCGTCGACGGCTGGACCGGCAAGGGCGCCATCACCCGCGAGCTGCGCGACGCCCTCGCCGCGTTCGACGGCTTCAACCCGGAGATCGTCGTCCTCGCCGACCCCGGCTCCTGCGTGGACACGTACGGCACCCGGGAAGACTTCCTGATCCCCTCCGCCTGTCTCAACTCCACCGTCTCCGGTCTCATCTCGCGTACGGTTCTGAGGTCCGACCTCGTCGGCCCCGACGACTTCCACGGCGCGAAGTTCTACCGCGAGCTCGCCGGAGCCGACGTCTCCGTCGCATTCGTCGACACCGTCGCCGCCCACTTCGACGAGGTGGCCGACGCCGTCGACGAGGAGGTCAAGGAGCTCCTCGCGGCCGACCGCACACCCACCTGGGAGGGCTGGGCGGCGGTCGAGCGGATCAGCGAGGAGTACGGCATCCACGACGTGAACCTCGTCAAGCCCGGCGTCGGCGAGACCACCCGCGTCCTGCTGCGCCGGGTGCCCTGGAAGATCCTGGCGCAGCGCGGCGCCGGGGCCGACCTGGACCACGTACGGCTGCTCGCCGAGCAGCGCGGCGTCCCGGTGGAAGAGGTCGACGGGCTGCCCTACACGTGCGTAGGACTCATCCACCCCCGATTCACGCGCGGCGCCACCGGCGCCGACGGAAAGGCTGTGGCCTCGAAGTGACTGTCCTCGTAGCCAGTGATCTCGACCGTACGCTCATCTACTCGACGGCCGCCCTCGGCCTGACCATGCCCGACCCGGTGGCCCCGCGGCTGCTGTGCGTCGAGGTCCACGAGAGCAAGCCGCTGTCCTACATGACGGAGACGGCGGCGGGACTGCTGGCGGAGCTGACGGCCGACCCCTCGGTGGTCTTCGTCCCCACCACCACCCGGACCCGCAAGCAGTACCAGCGCATCCGCTTCCCCGGCCGCCCGGCCCCGTACGCCATCTGCGCCAACGGCGGGCAGCTGCTCGTCGACGGCGTCCCGGACCGGGACTGGCGGCGGCAGGTCGCGGCG
Proteins encoded in this window:
- a CDS encoding TerD family protein; protein product: MTHAMQKGSNIPVAAVAVRAVLRWTGGPEVPDVDASALLVGPDGRVRSDEDFVFYNQPRHPSGAVWRLGKKQIGDAITDAVQADLRTVTPTVDRILVVASAEDVPFQRVHDLRILLYDATATGGSEPLAYFDVRPETGAETALICGELYRRGEGWKFRALGEGYSDGLVGLATDHGISVDENAAEAEAAPAAGAGPDSGPASEQTAMMAPPTQAPPPVQPAYGYPQPVSPAPVPGPGGDPSFRLPVQGPQFIRR
- a CDS encoding phosphoribosyltransferase; protein product: MEAVWSGTWVAERLGVSLEDSEGGPRLTELLGLALRRNPKRAHLLVSQVLGKHVPQSPRTVYAAGYGLGERVRALLGEDGAAAAVVLGYAETATGLGHCVADGLGSAPYLHSTRRPVPGVEPAGGFEEAHSHATSHLLLPEDPELLAGSGPLVLVDDEFSTGNTVLNTIRDLHSRHPRSHYVVVALVDMRSPADRDRLTAFAAELGARVDLIALASGTVSLPDDVLTKGRALVEEHEAAGQNQPLRRSRSGVRGGAPADGPQPVTRVELNWPSGVPDGGRHGFTPAHRARLEAALPELADRLGSALGTEPGRILVLGNEELMYAPLRLATALEDAGAAREVRFSTTTRSPVLAVNDPGYAIRTRLVFPAHDAPADGPGDRYAYNVAGAGFDAVVAVVDSAGDTPELHAGLLAALAPHTGHVVLAVVPSYVPGIPGTPHRQEPIMPEPLRGPAFSSYAAEDVGWLLQDFSSVELEAPTEEREEAIQAGGAHYAESLPVEYQPSPQYQELYGSALAASAARVARAVGTVTETVLAERSPSPVLVSLARAGTPVGVLMRRWARARHGLDLPHYAVSIVRGRGIDANALRWLAAHHDPADVVFVDGWTGKGAITRELRDALAAFDGFNPEIVVLADPGSCVDTYGTREDFLIPSACLNSTVSGLISRTVLRSDLVGPDDFHGAKFYRELAGADVSVAFVDTVAAHFDEVADAVDEEVKELLAADRTPTWEGWAAVERISEEYGIHDVNLVKPGVGETTRVLLRRVPWKILAQRGAGADLDHVRLLAEQRGVPVEEVDGLPYTCVGLIHPRFTRGATGADGKAVASK
- a CDS encoding TerD family protein; this translates as MGFFDGIMGSRAVQFQSGSASSNAIELNKRHATVSLTKQGAVHGNLRVNLSWRMRTSDIGGRSGQSGQLFRHPFKLFKPDMVQAHTQGMVNVDLDMGCLYELTDGTRGAVQPLGNLLGDLNDPPYVKLSGDDRFGSASGETLYVNLDHADEIKRLLVFVYIYDQTPAFDRTHAMVTLYPVTGPRIEIPLDERHPQARSCAVVSLEKVKGELVVRREVKFVYGFQAELDRLYGWGLQWGRGYKSTKS
- a CDS encoding HpcH/HpaI aldolase/citrate lyase family protein; this encodes MRHFGHISPTVRKDLFHQEPAEFTGASPARVLAAALGATLYSPATRPTLAADIRKQAGRGVVSMVLCLEDSISDGDVTGAEENLVRHFSELDADGAELPLLFIRVRTPEQIPDLVRRLGGSVRRLAGFVLPKFDENRGIAFLEAVAEAEAVSGLSRLYAMPVLETPDLLHLETRALALAGISRTVNSHRERVLALRLGVTDFCSAYGLRRTPDMTAYDVQIVAGVIADVVNVLSRADGTGFTVTGPVWEYFRSQQRLFKPQLRRSPFLEEGVEELRTALIEHDLDGLLREIELDRANGLLGKTCIHPAHITPVHALSVVSHEEFCDAQDILRPERGGGGVMRSAYTNKMNEVKPHRAWAERTMLRAEVFGVAKEEVGFVDLLTAGLQV